Genomic window (Magnolia sinica isolate HGM2019 chromosome 6, MsV1, whole genome shotgun sequence):
GGCGTCTCTGTGGGCCCACGTAACTTCCGACCAAAAGAACTTCTTGTCGCGTCCGTTTACAGGTGTCGCGGAGGATTCCAGTCCTAAGCCAGCTGACTCGGCCGACTTCCGAGTCGACTCGTCAAGTTCTTCAACAATGGCATGTGGTCCCTGGGGGCCGGACCGGATTGCAATCCTTCATTCGTACTGTTGTGGCATCAGATGCCCCACCCTCAGCACCAAGAAATTATTATAAACGGATATTCTTATCCCAATTTCCAACCTCCAAATTCACCAAAAACGAGAGCAGAAGCGCGTATGCAATGAGATCTAAGGAAATCGAGATTTCAGGAAAGAAGCTAACCGTCCACGAACTCCACGATATCTGCGACCAATGCACGGGAAGAGCACTCACCGGTTCCTGGGTCTGGGACTCAGCGATCTACCTTTCTGAGTGGATGGCGAGTCAGGGCCTAGTCGAGTTCCAGATCGAAGGCAAAACGGTCGTCGAATTGGGGGCAGGAACAGGACTTCCAGGACTGGTCGCCGCGTCATTAGGCGCAGGCCGAGTCGTTTTAACAGACGTAGCGCCTCTGCTGCCAGGTCTGCAGAGGAGCGTTGAGGCGAACGGGTTCAGTGACCGAGTCGAGGTGCGCGAGCTGGTGTGGGGATCGGACGAGACGTGGCTCAGCGAGGTGGATTTGGTGCTGATGTCGGATGTCTTCTACGATACTTCGGAGATGCCAGCGCTGGCGAAGACGCTGAGCGGGTTGTGTGGGGGAGGGACTACGGTGTGGTCGGCGAGCGAGGTTCGGACGCAGACAGGCGAGTGTTTGGAGCTGTTGAAAGGGGAAGGGTTTGGAGTGGTTGAGTTGGCTCTGGTGCCGTCGAAGGCAGCAGCGGATGATTTGGAGGAGGAGAATTTGTTTGCTATTTTCCTTCTTACCCCGCCTCACCTCCTTTGTAGCTTGGATAAGGAGTGGAGCGAATGCTCGGCTCGTCCATGAAATATTCTGTATTGGGCACTTGTTTTGTATGCTTGAGTTCCTTctggcatttccacaaacagaATGCCTGCGGCGCTAAAAGGATAAGGTGTTCAGGCTGTGATTTCATTCTGTTAAGTGCGCTCGTCTCATTCGTGCGAGTACTACATCCAAGCCGCACATACAGTCGATTGAAAATCAGTGCCGTACACAAGGTGATTCGCCTAACATGTGATCCACCTGATTATACCCGCAGTTTGATCTTTGAGACAGCGTCCACAGTGGGATGGCCTgcgtatcagcttgatctgaccCTCTTTTCCACATGTGAGGCGAGTGCACTCACAAAATCCCCTGTTTCACGCCAATGCCGTTGAGATCGGTTCCTTACACCCGTTGTAAATGCGATTTTGGTGGACGCCAATTGCCAGTGACAGGGTCAGAAGctagctaggtgggcccactaggatgtttgtaagaaatccacctgtCCATCCCTTTTGTCAGATCTTGTTACAAAGTGAGACTGAAAACTCAACTAGGTTAAGCCcaaggaaacaatgaggattgaacgtccaccgtggAAACGttcataggccacaaaagttaaaTCAGACTAACGTTTCAGTTTATCCCAGCAGGAGTGAACGTAACATTGAagttgtttcaatggtggggattttcctacccactttttcatgtgatgtagctcatttgagttttggacgTGCCTCATGTTAAGATATGATCAATCTCTTTGAATGAGatcgatttctcacaaacatcacggtgagccccacttaGCTGCTGAGTGTCGTAGGCAATCTTCATCCACTTGGTGGTTGGGCTCACAAGATAGAAAATGATAGACAACCACGAAACATTTCTAAAATGAGGCATTCTATTTTTGTAGTGGGGTGATTTGGATGGACTGATTGTATGACTCGAGAATTCCCATTAGGACCTGTTGTTATTCTTTATGTGGAATTACAAAAGGACATTGTTATGCACCGGATATGAAGATTTATAAGAAAAGATGGTGTACCTTGCTGAGACGCCATTGTTGTAGGTCAGATGTTGTAGTCTTCCTCTCCTTTCACCCTTAGAGAAGTTTCGATGAGATTACTACTTCTGTCGGCAGTGATGGATTGGGGACTCAGCTCTGATTTATACATGTGAGGGTAGAGGAGTTTGAAAtctatcaaaactcctctccctaagaGGCTCCACACGAATTGGTAATCTCAGTTCCTCTAAAACACTATGCACGTATCACAATAGTAGTACACCATCCCTTACATGAATTTCTGGATGTAACACAACttagtgaggcccactggtgcatcCGAACACACTATCCAACCTTCAggataatctagaccattgatcaataaggcccaccttatagaattcttacttTCTCTCATTTGGGCCACattgatcaatgtcaatgattaatcttTTAAAAACATTTCAAATTTCTGTTTTAATTATGAGAAAACtcccaaatggttaaccaatttGATTGTTGGATAATATAGGTAATGTTATGACAATCTCATCCATCAAGATTGTTAGTATCGAATCTTAAtaatcatcacaacatttaatcaaGCAAAGTGAGACCCAACACGGTCACAAATACTATTAGTCTTGACGACATATATCTGGAACTAGgaagtgtggtataaggattatacACATAATGTGATGATATGTACCTATCCTTGAAAGGTCCTAAAGCTTTAAAATGCCTTTAATGAGACATGACTACAggtctacttactcaaaattagATTGTGCATACTTAGAGAGAAGTGGAAATAAAATTTGtatcaaaatcatcaaaactTTATCAAATGAGATATCTTAAATGTCTACGAAAATAAAACATACTTAACTCCCACTAATTAAAAACATATGTgagatcaatgactcccatggatgttatatACTCCTAGAATGGCGAGACAGGGATCCCTTTAGTGAGTGAATCTGCAACATCTACTTAGTGCTGATGAACTCAACAGACACTTGACGATTCTGAAGTATTTCCTTtataacaagatacttgatgttgaTGTTCCttgaccttgatgaatgcttatTGTTACTAAAGAAGGAAATCACAgctgaattatcgcaaaatattctcaatggttttggGATATATTCCAGTGtctgcaaacctgagaagaagCACTGTAACCACAATGCGTGATTAAATGCCATATGACAAGGAATGAATTCACCTTCCATGGTGGATAAGGCTGTGGTTGACTGTTTCACACTTTTCTAAGACATAGCCCcaccaaccatcatgaagatgtatcctgaggtggacttcttagtatcaacaCAGCGAGCATAATATGCGTCTGAGTATCCAACCAACTCCAATTGgtcagatcttctgtatgtgagtttGCGGTCTTTTGTTCTTTGTAGATAACATAATACTTTTTTTACAGCTAtctaatgttgcattcctggattagatagatacatGTCAAACATTCCAATCGCAAAGGCAATATCTGGTTACGTGTAAACATAAGCATACATTATGTTCCCTACTACTGACGCATATgcaaattctttcattcgattttttttcaaatcattcttaGGACACTGAAATTGGCCAAATTCATCACCCTTTACAATGGGCGATTGTCCAGGAGTACAATTTTGAATGTTATATCTTTCAaataccctagtaatataggtcATCTGTGACATGCTAAGTAGTACATGTGATCTGTCACGATGAATCTCAATGTCGATGACATAGGAGGTGTCAATAAGGtccttcatttcaaatatttgagataagaatttcttggtgtcgatTAACATCCTGATGTCATTGCTAGCCAAAAGAATGTCATTAACATAAAAAATCATAATAACAAATTTACTCCTACTGATTTTAATGTCGATACATTCATCTATAGTATTTTCTACAAAACTATATAAGTAAATTATTTtgtgaaactttaggtaccattatcatgatgcatgtttcaacccatagatggattttCTTAGTTTAGAAACTAGATGTTTTAAGTCATTGGATAAAACCTTCAATTTGTAACATATATACATTCTTATTCAGATCTCCATTGAGAAAtgttgtctttacatccatctgatgtaactcatAAATCTATACAAGCTATAAGAGCCAATATGATCcagaatgagtctttcttagatactagtGAGAAAgtttccttaaagtcaatgcctttACGCTGGTTATAACCCTTGGTAATAAGTTtggctttatatctttcgacattaccctaGGAGTCCCGCTTagttttaaatatctatttacaACCAATTGACTTTATTTCTGAGGGTAACTCAACAACATCCCAGACTTTATTATCCCTTATGCATTTTAACTCATCATTCATGGTATCAatccaacgagaaggatcaacactctatttgacttgtgtaaaggattcagggtCCTTTTTCACCCCTATGTCAAACTCGTTCTcctatagtatataatataatcATCTCGATTTATAGGCCTTCTCTCTTTCAAATCTTCTCAATGGCTTAGTCTCTTAGGTGTGATTTTGATTCTTCTCATCAGTGGGTTGTATAGGAGGTTCATTGTGGTGTTATGCACTGATTTCAAGCTCGACTACAGCATTAATATTCATGTGATTTCGAGTGACTATGACTGGAGTTAGAGTCATTTCTTCCTTGAATACAAAATTTCTAATGTTCAtgctcccactattttcaatgtCTTCAATGAATATGACATTCCCAATCTCAAAAATCTtgatagagtgggaaggacaATAAAATCGATAGCCCTTTGACCTTTTTGAGTATCctataaagaaacaacttatggttctggGATCGAGCTTCCTTTCATGCGGATTATAAATTTTGGCCACAGCAAGACATCCCCAAATATATAAATATCGGAGACTTAGTTTCTcccattccataactcaaaaggGGTTTTGCTTATAGCTTTACTGGGGACCCTATTAAGGATATGAGCTGTAGTTTTGATTatatcaccccacagagattctggcaatgtcgaaTTGCTAATCATGTTTCGCACCATATCCGTAAGGGTGTGATTATGCCTTTTAGTCACACTGTTCTGCTATAGAGTCCTAGGCACGGTGTACTGggcgacaatgccacaatcttgTAGGTACCTAGCGAATGGCCCTAGGTTGCGAACCGATTCATTATATTTACCATAATACTTATCACCACAGTTAGATATGATGACTTTAAtcttcttatcgagttgattttcaactttggCCTTGTAAATTTTAAAAGCATCTAGagcatttgaattttttttactgATAAAATAGAGGTACTCAAAACGAGAGTAGttatctataaaggtaataaaatatttatgtAAACTCCAAGATAATGTAGGCAATGGTTTACGAATGTCtgtatgtatcacctctaagagTTTTACACTCCTTGTTGCACATTTCTTTCTACTTCTGGTTTATTTTCCTTTAATGCAATCAGTACACACTTTATTGCttaagaagtctagagaatgaagaATCTTTTCTCACATAAGCTTGTCTAATCTCTTACTGGAGATATGGCACAATCGCCTATCGTACAGCATAGAGGAATTCTCACAGTCTAGTCTTCATTTAGATCCTATTTTGTTTTCATACAAGTCATTTACATTATAGAAGTATGAGGCATTCAAGTCTATCTGGTATAAGTTATTCACTATAAAGCCAGTGCCAACTTTAATCAAATTAAAGAAAATACTTAATCCATTATTTtcaaattgaaatgaatatcTCAATTTATCTAAACGAAAAATATATACTAAATTGTGCCTTATAGAAAGCACACAAAATGTATATACTAAATCTAATAAATAATTTAACTCTaatctaagcctatagactccaatTGCTTACACAATGATTTTAACAGCATTTCCTACGTATACTGAGTGCTctacatcagttggtggcctagtTTATAGTAAGTCCTGCATagaagtacatatgtgaatagtagttttCGAATATATCTAACAAGAATTCACTGACACATCAGTTAGATTAGATTTAAAACCGAGTAGAATAGAATCATTACCGTTCTTTACATGACACTGCTTGTACTGTATGCAGTTTTTCTTCATGTAAAAGAAGCAATTTTCCTTTTTAGCCCGCTTATGAATTGATCGAATCCCAAATTGATTGTAAATTGGAGAACCTGGAGGACCAAAAGGACCTGAGGATCCCTCATTATAATcatgttttctttttctgtttccaTTATGTTCAGATATATGTCTTGAGGTTACAAGATTAATATTCTGACCATTTTCAGAGGATTTCGAAGGTTCTGATTTTTCTAAAGTAATGTTCAAATGTAACTATCCCAGGATTGTCTTTATATAC
Coding sequences:
- the LOC131248633 gene encoding uncharacterized protein LOC131248633 — translated: MRSKEIEISGKKLTVHELHDICDQCTGRALTGSWVWDSAIYLSEWMASQGLVEFQIEGKTVVELGAGTGLPGLVAASLGAGRVVLTDVAPLLPGLQRSVEANGFSDRVEVRELVWGSDETWLSEVDLVLMSDVFYDTSEMPALAKTLSGLCGGGTTVWSASEVRTQTGECLELLKGEGFGVVELALVPSKAAADDLEEENLFAIFLLTPPHLLCSLDKEWSECSARP